The genomic region AATGCTTAGCTCAGCATTTTACAGGTGTTTCTGAAATGGAAACTtgacaaacaaataaaaagacattttattttgaatagaTATTTTTAGCTCTTGAACTCAATGCACATTACGAAGCAAAgatatattaaattttttttcactttaagtGCGACTTGTTAACCCAGCACATGCCACTGGACAGACTGGAAAAGATCATACACCAAAAGTGTACCAATTAACGTAGCCCTTGTTTTCAACATTAGGCAACTGGAGATGCAGCCTGCTTAATAACTCTGAAGGGTGTATTTAATGGTTGATAGACcaaactgtaaatatttatcttttcccAAACATGCAGGATGTCTAGAGGTGCTGAAGTAGACATTTTGTGCCATTTCTCAGCTTTCCATATTTCTATCCCCTATTTCTAACACCTGAGCCCCTACTAATATCAGGTGACCTTTAAAGGGCATCACTTCTCATGAAATATTACCCTGTTGTTCTTGGCCAAGGAGGCtgaaacttgttttttttctttgtttttttttctgcctacctCTGCATCTGGCAGATCCAAAGACTATATGGTGCCAAATTGCCTGGCAGGATAATTCAAACGCTCTCAGCTGAATGATCAGGGATAGCACTGATTCCTGGCTCACCACGCATATTCCCAAACTAATCATCTTCCTTTACACAAAACTCCAAATTACTTTAAAGCACTTGTATTCCCAGCTGTACTTGGTCTCAAACTTTACTTACACCATGTCAAAGTAACCAAAGTAATTCACTGAAAAGAACTCATGCAAATGCAAGGAGCTCgttttaagtatttttagatAGCTTTACTCCTGCTAGAATTTGAAATTATATAATCTCGATAGAGCAACCTGGTCAGGCTTAGCATGATTGGCATTGCTACCTTTTCAGAaggttttataaaataaagaaatataagAGGGTGCTTGCTAGCAATAAGTCTTTGAGTCACCTTAGCGACTGGACTTGTTCATCACATTTCCCCGATTTGTTTTATGAGAAAGGACCGTTTCTATGGTATGTAAAAGCAGGTAAGGTCTTTGACAcgcattttgaaataaatatgcacATACTAGCTCCGTTCTTTACCTAGGCAATCAGTGACATTCGATCACCCGTCCAACCGTATTCAGGAAAAGAAGTTgcagcagtttgtcagaaaaagaTGCTGCATCTGAAAGGTCTGCCGAGTTTATCAGCATCGATCCCGTGCAGGGAGCTGATGAAACGCTTCAGGTCCTTGGCAATCTTTCACCTGCAAATAGGGACCTTTCCCTCACAGGAAAGAAATAACTCGTTGAAGAAAGGTCTTCCGACTAAAAATTTCCTTTTGGTTatgatctgaaaaaaacccagagaaaatataaaagcagaaataaagttataattaaataaatattttttttttcctgaataataaCAATGCTGTGCATTGGCAAGATGCACAACTGACCGGTTAGCGAAGCTGTCTATCCATAGCTCACCAGCATATTGGCTTTGCTAATACTGATTTTGGCAGTCACCCATACAAACCCTCTCGATGATGCACTACACCAATATCCTGTTATATTCCAAGGCAAGTACTGAGTTACCTAAAATTGTAGGTTGCAATTTTTTAATCCAGCAATCTGACAGTCTATAGAAAATCCACCCATTTTCAGGACGGAATGACTTCCTATGAATTTTGAGCAGACAGGCAGCTGGTAACAGATTCAAATGAGCGTTCCAGCCGAACTCCAGGTAGGGAAAGGACACCCAAattttttaggaataaaaaaaaaaaccatacacaAGAGCAAAACATGATGAATGCTTCATCCTCAGGGGAAGAACTCACAGAATAATCCAATCACAGGAAACAAAGGCATAAACCCCTTGCTTCCTATATTTCTCTTTCATGgaaattttcttccattaaataCTTAAATAATTAAGCTCAATTATTTGAACAGAAGAATGTTAAACTGTACTCCTTGACATTGGCATTTATCAAGGTGTAGTATAAACAAACTTGTTCTGTTTAAGCATTAAGACTTCTCTGAGCAGGACCCTCATAACTGCAGTGTTTATACTCctacaaaataaaaccattattaTAATAATACAGATTctttactcaagtctaaaaaacAACATCAGGCAAAGTTAGAACAATGTTTACTTTATTTGAGAAGTAGTTTTGAGGTCTAAAACTAATAAAGACAGTATGTTATTCAATACTGCACTCCAAGGTAATTAAAAAATAGATCCCCAAGGCTCCATTACTAGTAGTTTATAGGAGTCTCCTACTCAAAAGTTCACATACAAGTTCACGGAAACTAAAAGGAATCATTCAATGAATTTTGCTTCtgcaacagaagttaaaaaatactCAAGAGCTTATTTTCACTTCAGTCATGTTCTTTAATGTATTGGTCACTTTTTAACACTTTATTTGGCTACTGGTCTTCAAAAAACAAGTTTGCAAAAACACAATTGAAGAGCATCGAGGTGTAGTATTTTATCCCTAGTATGAATCCAAATTCCCAGATTTTCTTATAGTCTCTGGCGTGTCATTCATTGGCTGAAGAAACGGAAGATCAGCAAGACAGCTAGCTATGGTAGTGATATAACTCCCCAGAAAAATTACTACATGTAAACTTATACATTTAGTAGcttattgtttgtttttcaaggGTGATCTCAAGAGTTTTACAAAGTAACCTAAAGCAGGACTATTAATTGGGTTCTATAACtggcatgcctttttttttttttcttctccctcttatCTAGATAATAGCTCTGCCATCTTAACTGGACCCTTGATAGTCTTTGATCAAGGCATTGCCTTACGCCTAGTTATTTTGGGGTTAGTCTAGAGCACTCTATTCTGCAGCCCTGTAAGGAAGACTAGGGCCAGCCCGTAACATCATAGTGTCAGGGGAAGGACTCTGAAGCGCCGGCAGTACGAAGGGCAGCAAAGGCTTCCCGGAGGCTAACGCAGCTACAGCAAGGAGCACTCGGGGAGAGCTCGCCAGGGAGAGCTGGCCGTTGCTTTAGGTTAGCTTTCAGAGCAGAAGTCCTGTTTAAGTTCAGTCAGGTATCGGACCCCTTTCATTCCAGCACGAGGAAAGGTAAAAACCCCACTCTCTCTCTTAATATCAATAAAGTCTATGTTGAAGCACTGTTCAAAATGCTAATTTAAAAGCGAATGCAAGTTCAAGGGTCTTATCCACAGCATTGGGCATGGTCAGCCTCTGTGCAAAGCAGCACAGAGGAGCACAGCTAGCATTAAACAAGCTCACGCAGACGATGGAAAGCCTCGTCACCAACAGGCGAGTGTTACAAGGGGTAATTTATCCCGCCTTTTAAAAAGCCAATTAAACCATAATGACCTCCTGTAGCAAGACTCAACTAAGCAGTTTGCAGTACCaaaaacaagaggggaaaaaaaaaaaaaaagagaaaattctcaGTAATGTTATACCATACCAGAGCCTGCAGTCCAGGACAGTGGCACGtggcagcactgcagagagctTCAGCCTCCTTTGCTGTTCAACGCTTCATTTTCTCAAGCAGTTGATGACAGAGGATTCAATTAGCAGATAGTTTTTCCACAACTTTGATGGGGAAAGATACTATTAATTTTATGTGAGTGACTCTTGTTTCAACAGGCAAAATGACCAGGAAGGCAAGGAAACCCACCCGGACATTTTCCCCTGGTTTGGTAGCAATCGATACACTCACACCACCGAGAGAACACGGCCAGCTCAAAGCAATTTTCTCAAGGTGAGAGgccaaagaaacaacaaaattgcCCGGAACAGAAGCCTCAATTCCCGAGGAAAGGATTCCCAAGGTTGTACAGAAAGTAATGAATATCAATTCTGCTGCAATATTATTTACCTCCTAGGAGAAAACACTCTCCAGCACTCAGGCTCAAACCTCCCAAAGttcacaggaaagaaaggaaaaatgcaagcCAGGGAGCAAATTGGAGAAAGAGATCTGTTCAACAGCTATACCTGTGTCACGTACCTCATTTCTCTTTAGCACCCTGCTGCAGGAAGCTTCGCAAAAATGAAGATGGTCTCGGCGCTGCTTCTGCTGAGCACCCTCCTGGGTACCCCCGCGGTGCCTTCCCGGCGGCCCTCTTGTTACAAGAGGGCCCTCAAAGACCACGACTGTCACAACATCCCCGAAGGCATGGAGAACCTTCGACAGATCGATGACGGTCTGCAAGACCACTTTTGGGAAGGCAAGGGCTGCGAGGTGATCTGTTACTGCAACTTGAATGAATTGCTCTGCTGCCCAAAGTAAGACCACACTCATTTCATATAAACTTGTACAGTTCTGTATGACCGCCCATTGTATTTTCATCATTTTAGAGTTTCCACTGGTGGAATAAGCTaccattttaaagaaatgcatcACTTCAGATAATTGGCTATCTCTTGATATAACTTGAAACTATCTGATACACTACCGGTTTTCAGGTTTTGTCCTTCGGGGGCTCACCTAGGACTTGCTTAGCGTATTTTATAAACCTGCATGTTCTGTTATAGGGGACTTTAGCATTTAAATCACCCAacttctcactcttctgtttgATCTAAACTAAGTACGAGAACTACATCAAATCTTTATTCACAGCACTTTGCAATGAAGATGTTTTCAGGACCATAAAAAACCCTATTCGATTTCTGTTCCATGGCAAAGAACTGTATTGCTATTCTAAGGCGCATGCACA from Accipiter gentilis chromosome 3, bAccGen1.1, whole genome shotgun sequence harbors:
- the SCRG1 gene encoding LOW QUALITY PROTEIN: scrapie-responsive protein 1 (The sequence of the model RefSeq protein was modified relative to this genomic sequence to represent the inferred CDS: inserted 1 base in 1 codon) — its product is MTRKARKPTRTFSPGLVAIDXTHTTERTRPAQSNFLKHPAAGSFAKMKMVSALLLLSTLLGTPAVPSRRPSCYKRALKDHDCHNIPEGMENLRQIDDGLQDHFWEGKGCEVICYCNLNELLCCPKDIFFGSKISFVIPCNSQ